The Spirochaetae bacterium HGW-Spirochaetae-1 DNA segment GAATACAGCTCTCAAATAGGCACGTCAATACTGGTGGTTCTTCTATCTCTTGCTCTTGCCGACCGTATCAATATTTCAAAAGAGGAAAAAGAAAAGGCCCAGAGTGAATTAATTGAAAATCAGAAGAAATCCCTGGAAGACCAGATAACCATGACACGGTCTTTTGAGCGTTTTGTTCCCAAAGAGTTTTTAACCTTATTAAATAAAAAGAGTATTCTCGATGTCACACTGGGGGACAGCGTAGAGCTTGAAATGACGGTCATGTTTTCAGATATCCGTGCCTTTACAACTCTGTCGGAAAATATGACCATTGAAGAGAATTTTAAGTTTGTTAATTCATATTTAAAGCGCGTTAATCCTATCATTGTGGACAATTTCGGATTTATAGATAAATATATTGGTGATGCGGTCATGGCTCTTTTTTACCGGAAGCCGCTTGATGCAGTCAAAGCCGCGGTTGAAATTCAAAAAGAAGTGCAGGTATATAACGGGCACCGGGCCAGCGTGGGCTATAATCCGATTCAAATAGGCGTGGGACTGCATCTTGGGACATTGATGCTGGGGACAATCGGTCAGGAAAGCAGGATTGACACAACTGTAATTTCTGATTCAGTCAACCTTACATCACGGCTTGAAGGTTTGAACAAACTCTATGGGGCGGGGATTATTATTTCAGAAATGATTGTCTCCGCTGCTCCGGACCTGCCCTTTGCCGTCAGGTATCTTGACAATGTGACGGTTAAAGGAAAGAATAAACCCATTGCTATTTATGAAGTAATTGACGGGCTGCAGGAAGAGGTCGCGGCCCTGAAAATAAAAACAACGGACCTTTTCAAACAGGGTGTTGAAGTGTTGCAGGAGAAGGGGTGCAACAAGGCCCTTGAATTATTTAATGAGATTCTGACAATCAACCCTGATGATAAAGCAGCCATGCTTTACAGGGACCGGTGTAATTATTTTATCGAACACGGATTCCCGGAAGACTGGTGTGGAGTGTGGGACATCAAAGAGAAGTAGTATCTATGAGCTTGTTGTAAAGGCGATTCATAAATCGCCTTTACAACAAGCCCCTTACAGCTATTTTTTCCTTGCCATATGATCACGTTCTTTTTATGTATCCTTTATTCATCAAATACTATACTGAATTTCAAGAAAAATCAGTTGTAAAATCATGTCAGAAAAGAATCAAAAAAAGGCCGAAATACTGGCCCCGGCGGGAAACCGGGAGAAACTGCGCTTTGCCGTAAAATACGGCGCCGACGCCGTGTATTTCGGCGGCGATGAATTCAACCTGCGCGTTCGGGCCGGCAATTTCAGCCCCGGAGACATTGAAGAGAGCATTGACTTCTGCCGTTCGCACGGCGTGCGCACCGTTTTCCTCATGAACGCCTTCCTCCACGAGGACGACCTGCCTGCGGCCCGGGTCTACATCGAACGGATAAAGAAATATCCCTTTGACGCCGTCATGGTCTCGGACCCCGGCATGCTTCTTCTGCTGAAAGAGGCGGGAGTTACGGCGGAGTTTCACCTGTCGACACAGATGAATACCCTGAATCACCTGTCCATGCGCTTCTGGCGCGAGGCCGGTTTCAGCCGCGTGGTCCTGGGACGGGAAGCCACCCTGGATGAGGTGCGGAAAATAAGCGCCCGCACCGACATGGAGATCGAGGTCTTCGCCCACGGCGCACTTTGCGTGGCCTATTCGGGCCGCTGTCTCCTCAGCCGATACCTCTCGGGCCGTGACGCCAACCAGGGCGACTGCGCCCAGCCCTGCCGCTGGGACTACAAGCTCGTAGAAATGAAACGGCCCGGCAACTATCTTGACATCATCGAACATGCGTCGGGCACGGAGATTCTCTCTTCGAAGGACCTGTGTCTCATACAGCACCTGGAGGAATATCTTGACGCCGGCGTCCATGCCTTCAAAATAGAAGGACGGATGAAATCCCTGTATCACGCAGCCAATACCACTCGCGTATACCGTCACGCCTTGAGCGTTGCCGGTACGGATGATTTCAGGAAGCACCTTCCCTTCTGGCTCAACGAGCTGGATCTCATCAGCCATCGACCCTACACCGACAATCTCTTCAACGAATTCGGCAATGCGGCCTTTGAGGGCGTGCCCTATGTAAAAAAGGCCATGTTCATGGGATACAAAGAGGGAACGGGTGACGACGCACGGCAGGCCCTTGTCAGAACGTCGAATCCCATTTACCGCGGCGAGAACCTTGAAGGCATATTTCCCATTCATGATGTAATCAGGGATGATATATTCCAGGTAATGGCAATACGCGACGCCGAAGGCAATGATGTTGATATGGCCCGGCCCAACAGCCTGTATACGATTGTTTTCGATAAAGACGTAGATGAGGATGCCATTTTCCGCAAGAGAATAGGCCAGTAAAACAGCTCCCTTGCCCCCGGCGGATACATCTCACCTTTTAAAAAGGCATCTCCGCCGCCCCCGAAGGGGGCATTGTACTTTTGAATTTATAACAATGGAAATGATCCATTCTTTAGTCCATTAACCCCCTTCGGGGGTGGCGACTATCAGTATATACTGAATCTTGATTTCACCGCCGGGGGAAGTAACGAGACTGCCGTGTCTCCATATCTATATTGTAATAACAATTATTTATAAAAAATATACATGACATGATTGACAGAATTACGGTATGAATAATAATTCCTTCAATCGAAGATATTTGCGCAAAGGAGAACATGACATGATTCAGAAACCGCCGGGAGTGGAGGATATTTTCCCCGACAGGATAGACCGCTGGAACCACATCACAGACGCGGCACGCCAGGCCTTCCGCCTGCATAACTTCCGTGAAATCATCATTCCCATAATGGAATACACCGAGGTCTTTGCCCGGGGACTGGGCGACGAGACCGATATCGTCTCCAAGGAGATGTTCACTTTCGAAGACCGCGGCGGCCGCAGCCTCACCCTGAGGCCCGAGGGAACAGCCTCGGTCGTGCGCGCCTATGTGGAAAACGGGGAATACAACCGGCTTTCCCTGAACAAGTTTTTCTACATGGGGCCCATGTTCCGTGCCGAACGTCCCCAGCGCGGCCGTCTGCGCCAGTTCAACCAGTTCGGTGCCGAGGTTTTCGGCAGCGAAGATCCCTATTATGATTATGAAGTCATCGCCATGATGGACAGCATCACAAAAATGACCGGCATTGAAGACTATGAACTGCTCATCAACTCCATCGGCTGCCCGCGCTGCCGCGAGGAGTACCTGGCGAAACTCCGTAATTATTACCACGACCGGGAGGAACAGCTCTGCAAGGACTGCCGGCAGCGCCTGAATAAAAACACCCTGCGCCTCCTGGACTGCAAGGTTGAATCGTGCCGCGAAATCCGCAGCGGCGCCCCCCTCATCACGGATTACCTCGATGATGAGTGCCGCGATCACCATGAGAAGCTGAAAAAATACCTGACTTCAAACAACATCGCCTTCCGGGAAGACCCCTTCCTGGTGCGCGGCCTTGATTACTATATACGAACCACCTTTGAGTTTGTCGCCAACAGGCTCGGGGGCCAGAACGCCTTTGCCGCGGGAGGCCGCTACGATCAGCTGGTGGAGCACTTCGACGGGAAACACACCCCGGCCGTGGGCTTTGCCGCGGGTATAGAACGAATGTTTTTGCTTATCGAAGAGAAGGAAATTCTTCCCCGGGGCATCGACGCCTTCGTCATCCATACGAGCGGTGAGACCCTGGCCAGGGCCCTGGAGATCACCTCAATGCTGCGGAAAGCGGGACTTTCAGCCGACATCGATCCCAACGGCAAAGCTTTCAAGGGACAGTTTAAAAAGGCCGAGAGGGACAGGGCTCATTACTGCATCATCATCGGTGAAGATGAGCTGAAAAACGACACCTGCACGCTCAAGGACCAGGCATCGGGCATCCAGATAACCATCACCCTGAAGGAACTCATGGAGAAGATGCAGGCCTGAACCGGA contains these protein-coding regions:
- a CDS encoding peptidase U32, whose product is MSEKNQKKAEILAPAGNREKLRFAVKYGADAVYFGGDEFNLRVRAGNFSPGDIEESIDFCRSHGVRTVFLMNAFLHEDDLPAARVYIERIKKYPFDAVMVSDPGMLLLLKEAGVTAEFHLSTQMNTLNHLSMRFWREAGFSRVVLGREATLDEVRKISARTDMEIEVFAHGALCVAYSGRCLLSRYLSGRDANQGDCAQPCRWDYKLVEMKRPGNYLDIIEHASGTEILSSKDLCLIQHLEEYLDAGVHAFKIEGRMKSLYHAANTTRVYRHALSVAGTDDFRKHLPFWLNELDLISHRPYTDNLFNEFGNAAFEGVPYVKKAMFMGYKEGTGDDARQALVRTSNPIYRGENLEGIFPIHDVIRDDIFQVMAIRDAEGNDVDMARPNSLYTIVFDKDVDEDAIFRKRIGQ
- a CDS encoding histidine--tRNA ligase, with the translated sequence MIQKPPGVEDIFPDRIDRWNHITDAARQAFRLHNFREIIIPIMEYTEVFARGLGDETDIVSKEMFTFEDRGGRSLTLRPEGTASVVRAYVENGEYNRLSLNKFFYMGPMFRAERPQRGRLRQFNQFGAEVFGSEDPYYDYEVIAMMDSITKMTGIEDYELLINSIGCPRCREEYLAKLRNYYHDREEQLCKDCRQRLNKNTLRLLDCKVESCREIRSGAPLITDYLDDECRDHHEKLKKYLTSNNIAFREDPFLVRGLDYYIRTTFEFVANRLGGQNAFAAGGRYDQLVEHFDGKHTPAVGFAAGIERMFLLIEEKEILPRGIDAFVIHTSGETLARALEITSMLRKAGLSADIDPNGKAFKGQFKKAERDRAHYCIIIGEDELKNDTCTLKDQASGIQITITLKELMEKMQA